A single region of the Arthrobacter sp. zg-Y20 genome encodes:
- a CDS encoding acetyl-CoA C-acetyltransferase — MAEAFIIDAVRTPVGKRNGGLSKIHPADLAAHVLAETVRRSGIDSEEYDEVILGAIDQVGPQAMDIARTSWLAAGLSERVPGTTVERQCGSGQQAVSYAAQAVMSGTSDLVIAGGVQSMSSVPLSFANTAAKELGFPNPFAGSVGWEKRYGNQQVSQFIGAEMMVKQWGLSREEMEDFAVESHVRAIAAQAEGRFDREILPMNGVTADEGPRDPNRAKIATLAPLAEGGSLTAATSSQISDAAAVLLLASEDAVRRYGLKPRARIHSISARGDDPIMMLSAPIEATRHALKRTGMSIEDIDLFEINEAFASVVLAWQRELGVDMAKVNVNGGGIALGHPIGATGARIMTTLLHELERTGGRYGLQTMCEGGGQANVTIIERLDEGFRL, encoded by the coding sequence TGCTTGCCGAGACGGTCCGCCGCAGCGGCATCGATTCCGAGGAATATGACGAGGTCATCCTGGGCGCCATCGACCAGGTCGGTCCCCAGGCCATGGATATTGCCCGCACTTCCTGGCTGGCGGCCGGGCTGTCGGAGCGGGTTCCGGGCACCACCGTGGAGCGCCAGTGCGGCTCCGGCCAGCAGGCGGTGTCCTACGCGGCGCAGGCTGTGATGAGCGGCACCAGCGACCTGGTGATTGCCGGCGGCGTGCAGAGCATGTCCTCCGTGCCGCTGTCCTTCGCCAATACCGCCGCGAAGGAACTGGGTTTTCCGAATCCGTTTGCCGGATCCGTGGGCTGGGAGAAGCGCTACGGCAACCAGCAGGTCTCCCAGTTCATCGGCGCAGAGATGATGGTGAAGCAGTGGGGGCTGAGCCGGGAGGAGATGGAGGACTTCGCCGTCGAATCCCATGTGCGTGCCATTGCGGCACAGGCCGAGGGCCGCTTTGACCGGGAGATCCTGCCGATGAACGGCGTTACCGCGGACGAAGGTCCCCGTGACCCGAACCGGGCCAAGATTGCCACCCTGGCACCGCTGGCCGAAGGCGGCTCCCTGACCGCAGCTACCTCGTCCCAGATTTCTGACGCCGCCGCCGTCCTGCTGCTGGCCTCCGAGGATGCGGTCCGCCGCTACGGGCTCAAGCCCCGCGCCCGCATCCACTCCATCTCCGCCCGCGGCGATGATCCCATCATGATGCTCAGCGCCCCCATCGAGGCCACCCGGCACGCGCTCAAGCGCACCGGGATGAGTATCGAGGACATCGATCTGTTCGAGATTAACGAAGCGTTCGCTTCCGTGGTGCTCGCCTGGCAGCGGGAGCTCGGGGTGGACATGGCCAAGGTCAACGTCAACGGCGGCGGCATTGCCCTGGGCCATCCGATCGGAGCCACCGGTGCCCGGATCATGACCACCCTGCTGCACGAGCTGGAGCGCACCGGCGGCCGCTACGGGCTGCAGACCATGTGCGAAGGCGGCGGGCAGGCGAACGTCACCATCATCGAGCGGCTGGACGAGGGCTTCCGGCTGTAG